One genomic segment of Ancylobacter sp. IITR112 includes these proteins:
- a CDS encoding di-heme oxidoredictase family protein, producing the protein MVLAALLMPASVLADDARLDAAIGKALFERPWVPAPSSTRANDGLGPLFDARSCSACHPAGGAGATALDAAGRPEALGLVLALFRTDGGGDPVYGHRLETMTLPGVPTEGSFTVTVDKGRRLPQIDSPGYGPLDPATHMSLRAAPDLRGRGKLELVDDAAILALQDPEDRDGDGVRGRARRFPTPEGGSTVGRFGWKASHPTLAGQASEAFALDLGLSTPLRPEPWGDCTEAQTACRNAPHGREGEGEPEISQAIVGRLVSYLRALKVPAGAGGAEGARLFAATGCAACHRPALQTRDGGTVALFTDVLLHDMGEGLADPSGVPGAAAAEWRTAPLAGISSMLERGTGLLHDGRAADVAEAVRWHGGEASGARARFETLGAADRARLIEYVSSL; encoded by the coding sequence ATGGTTCTGGCCGCCCTGCTGATGCCGGCTTCCGTTCTGGCCGACGATGCCCGGCTCGATGCCGCCATCGGCAAGGCGCTCTTCGAGCGGCCCTGGGTGCCGGCGCCGAGCTCCACCCGCGCCAATGACGGGCTCGGCCCGTTGTTCGATGCGCGCTCCTGCTCGGCCTGCCATCCCGCCGGCGGGGCGGGGGCGACGGCGCTGGACGCGGCCGGGAGGCCGGAGGCGCTGGGGCTGGTACTTGCGCTGTTCCGCACGGACGGCGGCGGCGATCCCGTCTATGGCCACCGGCTGGAGACAATGACGCTGCCCGGTGTGCCGACTGAGGGCAGCTTCACGGTGACGGTGGACAAGGGTCGGCGGCTGCCGCAGATCGACTCCCCCGGCTATGGGCCGCTCGACCCCGCCACCCATATGTCGCTGCGCGCGGCGCCGGATCTGCGCGGGCGCGGCAAGCTGGAACTGGTGGACGATGCGGCGATCCTGGCGCTGCAAGACCCCGAGGACCGTGACGGCGACGGCGTGCGCGGCCGGGCCCGCCGCTTCCCCACTCCCGAGGGCGGTTCGACAGTCGGCCGCTTCGGCTGGAAGGCGAGCCACCCGACGCTGGCGGGGCAGGCCTCCGAAGCCTTTGCGCTCGATCTCGGCCTGTCGACGCCGCTGCGCCCCGAGCCGTGGGGCGACTGTACCGAGGCGCAGACCGCCTGCCGCAACGCCCCGCACGGCCGCGAGGGTGAGGGTGAGCCGGAAATCTCGCAGGCCATAGTCGGCCGCCTCGTCAGCTATTTGCGGGCGCTCAAAGTGCCGGCCGGCGCGGGCGGGGCCGAGGGCGCGCGGCTGTTCGCCGCCACGGGCTGCGCCGCCTGCCACCGCCCGGCGCTGCAGACCCGCGATGGGGGCACGGTGGCGTTGTTCACCGATGTGCTGCTGCACGATATGGGCGAGGGGCTCGCCGACCCTTCCGGGGTGCCGGGCGCCGCCGCTGCCGAATGGCGCACCGCGCCGCTGGCGGGAATCTCCTCCATGCTGGAACGCGGCACCGGCCTGCTGCATGACGGCCGCGCCGCCGATGTGGCCGAGGCGGTGCGCTGGCATGGCGGCGAGGCATCCGGCGCCCGCGCGCGCTTCGAGACGCTGGGGGCGGCCGATCGCGCCCGGCTGATCGAGTATGTTTCTTCTCTCTAG
- a CDS encoding imelysin family protein — translation MSRSPFAVALAVASQIVQAAQGAPAIAAAGTLLTTLFIGRAQAAPVSAPDIVESWLLPRYDTLLAAAKAQEQAWDGFCKAPSAEGVKELRARFAAVSEAWSAVEFITFGPVMLSLRPDRFNLFPERRNAVGRSVAELLADPTDERLQPKRFFRLSAAAQGLPALERVLYDDGAEAALVAGPEAARRCALGQAVALNLATIAGEIRTGWGSRSEGLLAQLVAGKADPVYFPDPNALLSQIVTDLAGAYQRVVDQRLLVVLGKSAEEAKPLLADRRRSGLSKETIVAIVASARALADALGAGLNAKDRASLAQTVQAAEAAAQGLPEDIGAAATTAPGRKTLEAAVAAFKAAQASVAKPLAAGLGVPLGFNALDGD, via the coding sequence ATGAGCCGATCCCCCTTCGCCGTGGCGCTGGCAGTGGCGAGCCAGATCGTGCAGGCCGCGCAGGGCGCGCCGGCCATTGCCGCCGCAGGCACGCTGCTCACCACTTTGTTCATCGGCCGCGCCCAGGCCGCGCCGGTTTCCGCGCCCGACATCGTCGAGAGCTGGCTGCTGCCGCGCTACGACACGCTGCTCGCCGCCGCCAAGGCGCAGGAGCAGGCATGGGACGGCTTCTGCAAGGCGCCGTCCGCCGAAGGGGTGAAAGAGCTGAGGGCCCGCTTTGCCGCGGTTTCCGAAGCCTGGTCGGCGGTGGAGTTCATCACCTTCGGCCCGGTGATGCTGTCGCTGCGGCCCGATCGCTTCAACCTGTTCCCGGAGCGGCGCAACGCCGTCGGTCGCTCCGTGGCGGAACTCCTCGCCGATCCCACCGATGAGCGGCTGCAGCCCAAGCGCTTCTTCCGCCTCAGCGCGGCGGCGCAGGGGCTGCCGGCGCTGGAACGGGTGCTGTATGACGACGGTGCCGAGGCCGCGCTGGTGGCGGGGCCGGAAGCGGCGCGGCGCTGCGCGCTGGGGCAGGCGGTGGCGCTCAATCTGGCGACCATCGCCGGGGAAATCCGCACCGGCTGGGGCAGCCGCAGCGAGGGGCTGCTGGCGCAGCTCGTCGCCGGCAAGGCCGATCCGGTCTATTTCCCTGATCCCAACGCCCTGCTCAGCCAGATCGTCACCGATCTCGCCGGCGCCTATCAGCGCGTGGTCGACCAGCGGCTGCTGGTCGTCCTCGGCAAGAGTGCCGAAGAGGCCAAGCCGCTGCTTGCCGACCGCCGCCGCAGCGGGCTGTCGAAGGAGACCATCGTCGCCATCGTGGCGAGCGCGCGGGCGCTGGCCGACGCGCTTGGTGCGGGACTCAATGCGAAGGACCGCGCCAGCCTCGCCCAGACGGTGCAGGCGGCCGAGGCGGCGGCGCAGGGACTGCCGGAGGATATCGGCGCGGCGGCGACGACCGCGCCGGGCCGCAAGACGCTGGAAGCGGCGGTGGCCGCCTTCAAGGCGGCGCAGGCCAGCGTCGCCAAGCCGCTGGCGGCCGGCCTTGGCGTGCCGCTCGGCTTCAACGCGCTCGACGGCGACTGA
- a CDS encoding DUF1513 domain-containing protein, producing MGFLDLTRRTLVGAIGAVAAGPRVLFASGAAHARDHLLEAEWLATAGVDGGFAPVVVAPDFAATPVGAGAQRLHWVEPSPDGRTAIAVARRPGTTAVLFDRRAGTVLATFEPGEGRVFSGHGRFIDGGRRFLAVEIARADGQGVVTRRVVEADFAVEAEWASAGIGPHDMLPAGGALVVANGGIEPHTPEALGAEVAGASVALLDPESGAVRAVAGLSEDLASLSLRHLTSGADGFTVVAAQDLLADGVARPLLYAVEGEGLRAFDAPDEAWRGLRTYIGSVALDASGAFVAAASPRGNRVALWRRDGRYIGSLPLVDGCGLAPTRQAGQFLATSGLGETVLIATDGEGVGVVARRSGGPRYDNHAVLVA from the coding sequence ATGGGCTTTCTCGATCTCACCCGCCGTACGCTCGTCGGTGCCATCGGCGCGGTGGCGGCCGGGCCGCGCGTCTTGTTCGCCAGCGGCGCCGCGCATGCGCGCGACCATCTGCTGGAGGCGGAATGGCTGGCCACCGCCGGCGTGGACGGCGGTTTCGCCCCCGTCGTCGTCGCCCCGGACTTTGCCGCCACGCCGGTCGGGGCGGGGGCGCAGCGCCTGCATTGGGTGGAGCCGAGCCCGGACGGGCGCACCGCCATCGCCGTGGCGCGCCGACCCGGCACCACGGCCGTGCTGTTCGATCGCCGCGCCGGTACCGTGCTGGCGACGTTCGAGCCGGGCGAGGGGCGGGTGTTCTCCGGCCATGGCCGCTTCATCGACGGCGGGCGGCGCTTTCTCGCGGTGGAGATCGCACGGGCGGACGGGCAGGGCGTCGTGACCCGCCGCGTGGTGGAGGCGGACTTCGCGGTGGAGGCGGAATGGGCGTCCGCCGGCATCGGTCCGCACGACATGCTGCCCGCGGGGGGCGCGCTGGTCGTCGCCAATGGCGGCATCGAGCCGCACACGCCGGAAGCGCTCGGCGCCGAGGTCGCGGGCGCCAGTGTCGCCCTGCTCGACCCTGAGAGCGGCGCGGTGCGCGCGGTGGCAGGATTGAGCGAAGACCTCGCCTCGCTGTCGCTGCGCCATCTCACATCCGGCGCGGACGGCTTCACGGTCGTCGCGGCGCAGGATCTCCTGGCCGACGGGGTCGCCCGCCCGCTGCTCTATGCGGTGGAGGGGGAGGGGCTACGCGCCTTCGACGCGCCGGACGAGGCATGGCGCGGGCTGCGCACCTATATCGGCTCGGTGGCGCTTGATGCGTCCGGCGCTTTTGTCGCCGCCGCCAGCCCGCGCGGCAACCGGGTGGCGCTGTGGCGGCGCGACGGGCGCTATATCGGCTCGCTGCCGCTGGTCGATGGCTGCGGCCTCGCCCCGACGCGGCAGGCAGGGCAGTTTCTCGCCACAAGCGGCCTTGGCGAGACGGTGCTGATCGCCACCGATGGCGAGGGCGTCGGCGTCGTCGCCCGCCGCTCCGGTGGCCCGCGCTACGACAACCACGCGGTGCTGGTCGCCTGA
- a CDS encoding aminotransferase → MNSLFAALPTTVFETMSALARQREAVNLGQGFPDDPGPRDVREKAAQAVLDGWNQYPPMMGTPELRRAVAAHYRDWQGLDLDAEREVMVTSGATEAIAGALLALIEPGDEVVLFQPLYDAYLPLVQRAGGVPRLVRLVPPHWRLTEDALAAAFTARTRLVLFNNPHNPTGRVFDAGELALLAHFCTRSGAVLVSDEVWEHVIFDGRTHQSVLSLPGMRERSVKIGSAGKIFGMTGWKVGFVCAAPELMRVLSKAHQFLTFTTPPALQNAVAYGLGKEREWFLAMRAGLQRSRDRLAEGLTRIGLSVLPSAGTYFLNVDLAPLARDLNDEAFCLSLVARERVAAIPVSAFYAEDPVTSVMRLCFAKTDATLDRALERLSTLDHR, encoded by the coding sequence ATGAACTCCCTCTTCGCCGCCCTGCCGACCACCGTGTTCGAGACCATGTCGGCGCTGGCCCGCCAGCGTGAGGCGGTCAATCTCGGCCAGGGGTTCCCGGACGATCCCGGCCCGCGCGATGTGCGCGAGAAGGCGGCGCAGGCGGTGCTCGACGGCTGGAACCAGTACCCGCCGATGATGGGCACGCCGGAGCTGCGCCGCGCCGTTGCCGCGCATTACCGCGACTGGCAGGGCCTCGACCTCGATGCCGAGCGCGAGGTGATGGTCACGTCAGGCGCCACCGAGGCCATTGCCGGCGCACTGCTCGCCCTCATCGAGCCGGGCGACGAGGTGGTGCTGTTCCAGCCGCTCTATGACGCCTATCTGCCGCTGGTGCAGCGCGCCGGCGGCGTGCCGCGCCTCGTCCGCCTCGTGCCGCCGCATTGGCGGCTCACCGAGGACGCGCTGGCCGCCGCCTTCACCGCGCGCACCCGGCTGGTGCTGTTCAACAACCCGCACAACCCGACCGGCCGCGTGTTCGACGCCGGGGAACTGGCGCTGCTTGCCCATTTCTGCACCCGCTCCGGCGCGGTGCTGGTGAGCGACGAGGTGTGGGAGCATGTGATCTTCGATGGCCGCACGCATCAGTCGGTCCTCTCCCTGCCGGGGATGCGCGAGCGCAGCGTGAAGATCGGCTCGGCCGGCAAGATCTTCGGCATGACAGGCTGGAAGGTCGGCTTCGTCTGTGCCGCGCCGGAGCTGATGCGGGTGCTGTCCAAGGCGCACCAGTTCCTCACCTTCACGACGCCGCCGGCACTGCAGAACGCCGTTGCCTATGGGCTGGGCAAGGAGCGGGAGTGGTTTCTCGCCATGCGCGCCGGACTCCAGCGCTCGCGCGACCGGCTGGCGGAGGGGCTGACGCGAATCGGGCTGAGCGTGCTGCCCTCCGCCGGCACCTATTTCCTCAATGTCGATCTGGCCCCGCTCGCCCGCGACCTCAACGATGAGGCGTTCTGCCTGTCGCTGGTGGCGCGCGAACGGGTGGCGGCGATCCCCGTCTCCGCTTTCTATGCGGAGGATCCGGTCACGAGCGTGATGCGCCTGTGCTTCGCCAAGACGGATGCGACGCTCGACCGGGCGCTGGAACGCCTGAGCACGCTCGACCACCGCTGA
- the urtA gene encoding urea ABC transporter substrate-binding protein: MLNMFTHARRMAGRALVGAAALALAGGGVASAQETIKVGVLHSLSGTMAISETTLKDTVLFMVQEQNAAGGVLGKKLEAVVVDPASNWPLFAEKARELIAKEKVAVVFGCWTSVSRKSVLPVFKELNSILFYPVQYEGEESERNVFYTGAAPNQQAIPAVDYLMENEGVQRWVLAGTDYVYPRTTNKILEAYLKSKGVKEEDIMINYTPFGHSDWQTIVADIKKFGSAGKKTAVVSTINGDANVPFYKELGNQGIKATDIPVVAFSVGEEELAGIDTKPLVGHLAAWNYFQSVDVPENAAFIKKWQAFTKNDKRVTNDPMEATVIGFNMWVKAVEKAGTTDADAVIDALIGVTVPNLSGGFSAMMPNHHITKPVLIGEIKEDGQFDIVEQTPGLIVAEEWSPYLEGSKDLIADWRKPLSCGNFNVKTGKCGGAGQ, from the coding sequence ATGCTGAACATGTTCACGCATGCCCGGCGCATGGCCGGTCGCGCGCTTGTGGGTGCGGCTGCGCTGGCGCTGGCCGGAGGCGGCGTCGCGAGCGCCCAGGAGACGATCAAGGTCGGCGTGCTGCACTCTCTGTCCGGCACCATGGCGATCAGCGAGACGACGCTGAAGGACACCGTTCTGTTCATGGTGCAGGAACAGAACGCGGCCGGCGGCGTGCTCGGCAAGAAGCTGGAAGCCGTGGTGGTCGATCCGGCCTCCAACTGGCCGCTCTTCGCCGAAAAGGCGCGCGAACTCATCGCCAAGGAGAAGGTCGCGGTCGTGTTCGGCTGCTGGACCTCGGTGTCGCGCAAGTCGGTGCTCCCGGTGTTCAAGGAGCTCAACAGCATTCTGTTCTACCCGGTCCAGTATGAGGGCGAGGAGAGCGAGCGCAACGTGTTCTACACCGGCGCCGCCCCGAACCAGCAGGCCATTCCTGCGGTCGACTACCTCATGGAAAACGAGGGCGTGCAGCGCTGGGTGCTGGCCGGCACGGACTATGTCTACCCGCGCACGACCAACAAGATCCTTGAAGCCTATCTGAAGTCGAAGGGCGTCAAGGAAGAAGACATCATGATCAACTACACGCCCTTCGGTCATTCCGACTGGCAGACCATTGTCGCCGACATCAAGAAGTTCGGTTCGGCTGGCAAGAAGACGGCGGTCGTCTCGACCATCAACGGCGATGCCAACGTGCCGTTCTACAAGGAGCTCGGTAACCAGGGCATCAAGGCGACCGACATTCCGGTCGTGGCCTTCTCGGTCGGTGAAGAAGAACTCGCCGGCATCGACACCAAGCCGCTGGTCGGCCACCTCGCCGCGTGGAACTACTTCCAGTCGGTCGACGTGCCGGAGAACGCCGCTTTCATCAAGAAGTGGCAGGCCTTCACCAAGAACGACAAGCGCGTGACCAACGATCCCATGGAAGCGACCGTCATCGGCTTCAACATGTGGGTCAAGGCGGTCGAGAAGGCCGGCACCACCGATGCCGACGCCGTCATCGACGCGCTGATCGGCGTCACCGTGCCGAACCTGTCGGGCGGCTTCTCCGCCATGATGCCGAACCACCACATCACCAAGCCGGTGCTGATCGGCGAGATCAAGGAAGACGGCCAGTTCGACATCGTCGAGCAGACCCCCGGCCTGATCGTCGCCGAAGAATGGTCCCCCTATCTGGAAGGCTCCAAGGACCTGATCGCCGATTGGCGCAAGCCGCTTTCCTGCGGCAACTTCAACGTCAAGACCGGCAAGTGCGGCGGCGCCGGGCAGTGA
- the urtB gene encoding urea ABC transporter permease subunit UrtB, translated as MTSRACLFRLARLLCALALLCASVPFGRAAAQESGAPDISAPLAQLTTNKYDDTEAALGALALSGSPAAAGIVAALADGKLVFGGTPPRVFIQGEGGALLDPLTMQPVTDAPAVKPVRVNNRIRRAIEAANGALSLVSPDPGTRREAALAVGRSRDEAALPALEAAIAKETDPKVKSAMNLARASILIGKEGITPAERIAAVELVGAEGNQDALAILRSVPESAAPEVKQAAAAAIDGIERNLALWGVAQNVWYGLSLGSVLLLAAIGLAITFGVMGVINMAHGEMVMLGAYTTFVVQEVIRTSYPGLFDASLLIAIPLAFVFTGLIGVLIERTVIRFLYGRALETLLATWGISLILQQAIRTIFGPTNREVGAPSWMSGSFEIGHLSITYGRLWIIVFSLLVFFALLATLRLTRIGLEMRAVTQNRRMAASMGIRTNWVDAMTFGLGSGIAGMAGVALSQIDNVSPNLGQSYIIDSFLVVVFGGVGNLWGTLVGAMTLGVANKLLEPYAGAVLGKIALLVIVILFIQKRPRGLFALKGRSIEA; from the coding sequence ATGACCTCACGCGCTTGCCTTTTCCGCCTTGCCCGCCTGCTCTGTGCGCTCGCCCTGCTGTGTGCCTCCGTCCCGTTCGGGCGAGCCGCGGCGCAGGAAAGCGGCGCGCCGGACATCAGCGCCCCGTTGGCACAGCTCACGACCAACAAATATGACGACACCGAAGCCGCGCTGGGTGCGCTGGCGTTAAGTGGCAGCCCGGCCGCCGCCGGCATCGTCGCCGCGCTGGCCGATGGCAAGCTCGTCTTCGGCGGCACGCCGCCGCGTGTCTTCATCCAGGGCGAGGGCGGTGCGCTGCTCGACCCGCTGACGATGCAGCCCGTCACCGATGCGCCGGCGGTCAAGCCGGTGCGGGTCAACAACCGCATCCGCCGCGCCATTGAGGCCGCCAACGGTGCCCTCTCACTGGTGAGCCCGGACCCCGGCACGCGCCGCGAGGCGGCACTGGCGGTCGGGCGCTCGCGCGACGAGGCGGCGCTGCCGGCGCTGGAGGCGGCGATCGCCAAGGAGACCGACCCGAAGGTGAAGTCGGCGATGAACCTCGCCCGCGCGTCGATCCTGATCGGCAAGGAGGGCATCACCCCGGCGGAGCGCATCGCCGCCGTCGAACTGGTGGGAGCCGAGGGCAATCAGGACGCGCTCGCCATCCTGCGCTCGGTGCCCGAGAGCGCGGCGCCGGAGGTGAAGCAGGCCGCTGCCGCGGCGATTGACGGCATCGAACGCAACCTCGCGCTGTGGGGCGTGGCGCAGAATGTCTGGTACGGGCTGTCGCTTGGCTCGGTGCTGCTGCTGGCCGCCATCGGCCTCGCCATCACCTTCGGCGTGATGGGCGTCATCAACATGGCGCATGGCGAAATGGTCATGCTCGGCGCCTACACCACCTTCGTCGTGCAGGAGGTGATCCGCACCTCCTATCCCGGCCTGTTCGACGCCTCGCTGCTGATCGCCATTCCGCTCGCCTTCGTCTTCACCGGTCTCATCGGCGTCCTCATCGAACGCACTGTCATCCGCTTTCTCTACGGCCGGGCGCTGGAGACACTCCTTGCGACATGGGGCATTTCGCTGATCCTGCAGCAGGCGATCCGCACCATTTTCGGCCCCACCAACCGCGAGGTCGGCGCCCCAAGCTGGATGTCCGGCAGTTTCGAGATTGGCCATTTGTCGATCACCTATGGCCGGCTGTGGATCATCGTCTTCTCATTGCTGGTGTTTTTCGCGTTGCTCGCAACGCTTCGGCTGACCCGCATCGGCCTGGAAATGCGGGCGGTGACGCAGAATCGCCGCATGGCCGCCTCCATGGGCATCCGCACCAACTGGGTCGACGCGATGACCTTCGGCCTCGGCTCCGGCATCGCCGGCATGGCCGGCGTGGCGCTGAGCCAGATCGACAACGTCTCGCCAAACCTCGGGCAGAGCTACATCATCGACAGCTTCCTGGTGGTTGTGTTCGGCGGCGTGGGCAATCTCTGGGGTACGCTGGTCGGCGCGATGACGCTCGGCGTCGCCAACAAGCTGCTGGAGCCCTATGCCGGCGCGGTGCTCGGCAAGATCGCGCTGCTGGTCATCGTCATCCTCTTCATCCAGAAGCGCCCAAGAGGCCTCTTCGCCCTCAAGGGAAGGTCGATTGAGGCATGA
- the urtC gene encoding urea ABC transporter permease subunit UrtC, which produces MTRQPALLGASGLVFLAVLAVVAVLVPVLNLAVSPDSAVHVPTYVVSLLGKYLTYALLALSVDLIWGYVGILSLGQGAFFALGGYAMGMYLMRQIGTRGVYGDPVLPDFMVFLNWKELPWFWYGFDMFPFAALMVLLAPGLLALVFGWFAFRSRVTGVYLSIITQAMTFALLLAFFRNDMGFGGNNGLTDFKDILGFNIQADGTRLVLFVLSAVALGLGYVLCRFLVRSHFGKVLVAIRDAETRVRFTGYRAENYKLVAFVVSAMLAGIAGALYVPQVGIINPSEFSPANSIEIIVWVAVGGRGTLVGAALGAVLVNYAKTYFTSGILAPYWLFMLGGLFVAVTLFLPKGIVGTYYDWREKRRPHDDIPGAPVAAPGPAE; this is translated from the coding sequence ATGACCCGTCAGCCGGCCCTCCTGGGCGCAAGCGGCCTCGTCTTCCTCGCGGTCCTCGCCGTCGTGGCGGTGCTGGTACCCGTCCTCAACCTCGCCGTCTCGCCGGATTCAGCGGTGCATGTACCGACCTATGTGGTCTCGTTGCTCGGCAAGTACCTCACCTACGCGCTGCTCGCGCTCTCGGTGGACCTCATCTGGGGCTATGTCGGCATCCTCTCGCTCGGGCAGGGCGCGTTCTTCGCGCTCGGCGGCTACGCGATGGGCATGTACCTGATGCGCCAGATCGGCACGCGCGGCGTCTATGGCGATCCGGTCCTGCCGGATTTCATGGTGTTCCTCAACTGGAAGGAACTTCCCTGGTTCTGGTACGGCTTCGATATGTTCCCCTTCGCCGCGCTGATGGTGCTGTTGGCGCCGGGACTTCTCGCCCTGGTGTTCGGCTGGTTCGCCTTCCGCTCGCGCGTCACCGGCGTGTATCTGTCCATCATCACCCAGGCGATGACCTTCGCCCTGCTGCTGGCCTTCTTCCGCAACGATATGGGCTTTGGCGGCAATAACGGCCTGACCGATTTCAAGGACATTCTCGGCTTCAACATTCAGGCGGACGGCACGCGGCTGGTGCTGTTCGTGCTGTCGGCGGTGGCGCTGGGGCTTGGCTATGTTCTGTGCCGCTTCCTCGTCCGCTCGCATTTCGGCAAGGTGCTGGTCGCCATCCGCGATGCGGAAACCCGCGTGCGCTTCACCGGCTACCGGGCGGAGAATTACAAGCTGGTGGCCTTTGTCGTCTCCGCTATGCTCGCTGGCATCGCCGGCGCGCTCTATGTGCCGCAGGTCGGAATCATCAACCCCTCGGAGTTCTCGCCGGCCAATTCCATCGAGATCATCGTCTGGGTGGCGGTCGGCGGGCGCGGTACGCTGGTCGGCGCGGCGCTGGGGGCGGTGCTGGTGAACTACGCCAAGACCTATTTCACCTCAGGGATCCTCGCCCCGTACTGGCTGTTCATGCTCGGCGGCCTGTTCGTCGCCGTCACCCTGTTCCTGCCCAAGGGCATTGTCGGCACCTATTACGACTGGCGCGAAAAGCGCCGGCCGCATGACGACATACCGGGCGCACCCGTAGCCGCGCCCGGCCCGGCCGAGTGA
- the urtD gene encoding urea ABC transporter ATP-binding protein UrtD, translated as MAEAAPAAKKELTEALLYLDAVTVTFDGFRALNALSFTVDPGEMRAVIGPNGAGKTTMMDVITGKTRPDRGDVYFNGGTTDLTKLDETQIATLGIGRKFQKPTVFESHTVLDNLRLALKGQRRALPNIFRRESAAERDRIDEIFETIRLTEHRDRLGGALSHGQKQWLEIGMLLAQDPKLLLVDEPVAGMTDAETAQTAELLRAINANGHSVVVVEHDMTFVRDLGVRVMCLHEGSVLAEGTLDQVSANERVIEVYLGR; from the coding sequence ATGGCCGAGGCGGCACCTGCCGCGAAGAAGGAACTGACCGAGGCACTGCTCTATCTCGACGCCGTCACCGTCACCTTCGATGGCTTCCGCGCGCTCAACGCGCTGTCCTTCACCGTCGATCCCGGCGAGATGCGGGCGGTGATCGGCCCGAACGGCGCCGGCAAGACGACGATGATGGATGTCATCACCGGCAAGACCCGTCCCGATCGGGGCGACGTGTACTTCAATGGCGGCACCACCGATCTCACCAAGCTGGACGAGACGCAGATCGCCACGCTGGGCATCGGCCGCAAGTTCCAGAAGCCGACCGTGTTCGAGAGCCACACGGTGCTCGACAATCTGCGCCTTGCGCTGAAGGGCCAGCGGCGCGCTTTGCCCAACATCTTCCGGCGCGAAAGCGCGGCCGAGCGCGACCGAATCGACGAGATTTTCGAGACCATCCGTCTCACCGAGCATCGCGACCGCCTCGGCGGGGCGTTGTCTCACGGGCAGAAACAGTGGCTGGAAATCGGCATGCTGCTGGCGCAGGACCCCAAGCTGCTGCTGGTCGACGAGCCGGTGGCCGGCATGACCGACGCGGAGACCGCCCAGACCGCCGAATTGCTGCGGGCGATCAACGCCAACGGCCATTCGGTGGTGGTGGTCGAGCACGACATGACCTTCGTGCGCGACCTCGGCGTGCGCGTCATGTGTCTGCATGAAGGCTCGGTCCTGGCCGAGGGGACGCTCGATCAGGTGAGCGCCAATGAGCGCGTCATCGAAGTCTATCTGGGGCGCTAG
- the urtE gene encoding urea ABC transporter ATP-binding subunit UrtE: protein MLEVQDINLFYGAAQALRGVSLTAEPGKVTCVLGRNGVGKTSLMRAIVGQAPVAKGTIRFNGEDITAMAPSERARRGIAFVPQGREIFPLLTVAENLQTGFAPLKRPDRFIPDDVFSLFPVLDSMMRRRGGDLSGGQQQQLAIGRALTMRPKVLVLDEPTEGIQPSIIKDIGNAIRYLRSKGDMAIVLVEQYFDFAKELADHFIVMERGAVVMSGDGAALEDPDVRNRIAV, encoded by the coding sequence ATGCTGGAAGTTCAGGACATCAACCTTTTCTACGGCGCGGCGCAAGCCTTGCGCGGCGTCTCGCTCACCGCAGAGCCCGGCAAGGTCACATGCGTGCTCGGGCGCAACGGCGTCGGCAAGACCAGCCTGATGCGAGCCATTGTCGGCCAGGCGCCCGTCGCCAAGGGCACGATCCGGTTCAATGGCGAAGACATCACCGCTATGGCGCCGTCCGAGCGGGCGCGGCGGGGCATCGCCTTCGTGCCGCAGGGGCGCGAGATCTTTCCGCTGCTCACCGTCGCGGAAAACCTGCAGACCGGCTTCGCGCCCCTGAAGCGGCCCGACCGCTTCATCCCCGACGACGTGTTCTCGCTGTTCCCGGTGCTGGATTCGATGATGCGCCGGCGCGGCGGCGACCTCTCGGGTGGCCAGCAGCAGCAATTGGCTATCGGCCGAGCGCTGACCATGCGGCCCAAGGTGCTGGTGCTGGACGAGCCGACCGAGGGCATCCAGCCCTCGATCATCAAGGATATCGGCAACGCCATCCGCTATCTGCGGTCCAAGGGTGACATGGCCATTGTGCTGGTCGAGCAGTATTTCGACTTCGCCAAGGAACTCGCCGACCATTTCATCGTAATGGAGCGTGGCGCCGTGGTGATGTCCGGCGATGGTGCTGCGCTTGAGGATCCCGATGTTCGCAACCGCATCGCCGTCTGA